GTTGCGGATGGCTTCCGAATTGCCGACCTCGGTCGACATCGCCACCATCTCCTTGACGGCCCGCATGAAGAGCGGCGAGCCCGCCAGAATGTCGTTGGCCAGCGCTCGCGCCTTGGCCATGACGTCGCCCGGCGCAACGACGTGATTGACGAAACCGAGTTCATAGCCGCGCTGTGCCGAAATCGGGTTGGCGGTCATCAGCAGCTCGACCATGACCCTTTGCGGAATCATGTGAATGAGCGGCGCCGCCCACGGCACCCCGCGCCCCACCCTCGCCTCGGTGATGGCGAACCGCGCGGTCTCGCTCGCGACGCACAGGTCGCACATCTGCACCAGCCGCCAGCCGCCGGCATATGCCCCGCCGTTGACGGCGGCGATCACGGGCTTGCTCACCTTGATGTTCTGACCGATCACCGGGAGGAAATTCGGCGGCGGCACACCGAGTTTGGTTTCGGTGAACTCGATCAGATCGATGCCGGCGCAGAACGCCTTGTCGCCGGCGCCGGTGAGGATCGCGACGCGCAAACGCGGATCGCTCTCGAAATTGCGCCAGGCCTCCCAGAGCCCTTCCCGCATCGCGGCGTTGAGAGCGTTGCGCTTGTCCGGGCGGTTCAACGTGATGACGACGATCTCGCCTTCGATCTCGTAGAGCACCTCGTTTGCCATCGCCATCACCACTTCCCAGGTTCTCGACGCGATCAGGTGTCCAGCCAGACCTTGTCCATCTGCATGTTCACATAGATGTCGGGCTGCGCCACCCAGCCTTTCACCGCGCTCCAGAACGCCGCGCCGTAGCCGACCCAGGCCAGGTTGACGTGATAGTAGGTGCGCAGGAACGTCATCTGGAATTCTCGGATCGTCGCCGCCCGCTTCTTCGGATCGGATTCCCGGGACTGCTGCCGGTAAAGGCCGTCGATCGCATCGTCCTTCCAGTGGCCATAGTTCCGGCCACCGAAGCTCGTATAGCCTTCACCGAGGATCTGATCCGGTAAGGTTCCGCTCAGGCCGAGCGAGTGGATCAGCAGTTGGAAATCACCTTTGCTCTCTTGGGCGAAGAATGCGCCGGCGTCGCGAATGTCGACATTCACGTCGAGCCCGATGGTCTTGAGCTGGGCCGCGACATTGATCGAAGCGTCACGGAATGCCGGCACGTCGCTGCGCGCCGGCATCACGATCTTGAAGCCCTTGGGCACCCCGGCCTGCTCCAGCAACGCCATCGCCTTCCGGCGATTGGCCGCGATATCTCCGCCAAGACCGGGCAGCGTGTCGTAACCGCCGAAGGTCTTCATATCCTCCGGGGAGAGGCTGTAGACGCTGTCGGGCGGCATCAGACCCAGGCTGTGAAACGACGCACCGGCCAACGGGCCGACCGTCTTGATGAAGGCCTGGCGATCGATCGCCAAAGACAACGCCTCGCGCACACGAACATCATCGAAGGGTTTGACCTGAATGTTCGGAATGAGATTGATCGATGTCGGCGTCGGCCGCCGCAGCTCCGCCATTCCAGGAACACGACGTAGCGTTGCCGATACGGATTCGCTTGGAAGGAAATAGCAGGCGTCGATGCGCTTTCCCTGTAAGGCCACGCCGCGCTCGATCTCGCCCTTGATCGGAAAGAATTGGATCTTGTCGAGATAGGCCTTCGCGCCAAAATATTGATCGAACCGCGACAACTCATAGATCTGGCCGTCGATCGCCTGCGTCAAACGGAAAGGACCCGTGCCGACGATCTGCCGTTTCATCCCGGTCCCTTGGACATCGAGAGGTTCGGCAACCTTCCTGCAATAAATGACGTTGAACGGATTGCTGACCAGGAACGGAAAATCGGCCTGCGGCTCCGTCAGGCGAATGACGACGGTGTGGGCATCCGGCGTCTCAATGTCGGCGATGTTGCCAAGCTGGCCTTTGCGCGGGCTGATGATGCCGCTTGGCGGCTTGCGGATGCGATTGAGGCTGTAGACCACATCGTCCGCCGTCATCGGCATCCCGTTGTGGAAGACCACACCGCGGCGAAGCCGGAAGGTGACGATCTTGCCATCGGCCGAGACGTCCCATGTCTCGGCAAGGTCGGGCTGCAGCCGGTTGTAGTCCTGGCTGTCGATCCGCAACAGCGTCGAATAGCACGGCGCGCCGACGAATTGCGTGAGATACGTGACGGTCTGATGGACATCGAGGTCCGGCGGATCGCCGCCGTTGCTGACACGCAGCGTGCCGCCGCGTTTCGGCGTCTGCGCCTGGCCAACGCCTGGCGCCATCATGGTGGCTGTCAACGCGCCGCCGGCTTTGAGGACCGCACGCCTGTTCAGATGACTCGTCATTGTCTGCAATCTCCGCTGTGGATTGCCGCCATCATTCTGCTAGATCATGTGTCGAAACCCATGGCACCGAAACACCAAGCCACATGCCCAACACCATGAAAGCCATTGTGACCGAGGGGCACGGCGCTCCCGACGTTCTGGTCTATCGCGATATCGACGCGCCTCCCGCGCCAAAGGGGCATCAGGTTCTGGTTCGTGTGCGCGCCTGCGGCGTGTGCCGGCGTGACATTCTCGTCAGGCAAGGACCAGGCCACCGCGGCCTCGCGAGCCCGCTGGTGCTGGGTCACGAGATTGCAGGCGAGGTTGTGGCGCTTGGTCCTGAAGCGCGAGGCCTGCAAGTCGGACAGCGCGTGTGCTCCACGCAGCGTGAATTCGTGTGCGGCTGCTGCTCGATGTGCCGGACCGACCGCGAGACGCTGTGTCCGGACTTGCGCTTTCTCGGCCAGGAGGCTTCCGGCGGCTACGCCGAATACGTCCTGATCAACGACGACAACCTCGCTCGCTTGCCCGACAATGTTGACTTCGCTCATGGCGCAATCGTCGGCTGCCCAGTCGGAACGGCGTTCAATGCGGTGTGCGATACCGGCAAGGTGCAGCCGGGCGAACGCGTGCTCATCACCGGGGCCGGCGGACTCGGTATGCATGCCGTGCAGATTGCGCGCGCCGTCGGCGCCACCGTAATTGCCTCGACGCGGTCGCAGTCCAAGGTGCGCGCGCTCGAAGAGGCCGGCGCCCATACCGTCGTTGTCGCAGTTGACGGCAATTTTGCCAAAGGCGTGCGCGCCGCGACGGGCGGTCGCGGCGTCGATGTCACGGTCGATACGGTTGGCGGTGCCGTTTTTCACGAGGTGCGGCGTTCGGTGGTCCCCGGCGGTCGCATCATCCTGGTCGGAGAAGTCACCGGAACGGCGGTCGAGTTGGACATGGCGCAGATTTACCGGCGCGGCCTCGAAATCCGCAGCGCGGTCAGCACATCGCGCCGGCAGCTCGAGATGGCGTTGCGGCTGGTGGCCTCCGGCGCGGTCCGCCCGCTGGTCGAGCGCACGATGCCGCTCGCCGAGGCCGCCGCTGCACACCGCCTGGTGGAGGACAACGCCGTTGTCGGCCGTGTTGTGCTGGTTCCGTAACCTCACGATCGGCACCCCAGCTCGATTGTCGCGGCTGCGCCGCGCACGACCTCGGTGCCGTCCGCCTTGCTGACCGAAAGCGTGCAGGTCACCAGTGCGCGATTGTTTTCGTTGGTCTTTCCCGACACGGCGCCGCGAAAAACGATGCTGTCGCCTGCGTAAACCGTGCCCCGCTGCCGGTAGCTGAGCTTCCGCACAAAGGCGTCACCGCCGCCCCATTGCATGAGTTGGCGCGCCATCAAGGCGCCGACCATCTGCCCGTCCATGAACGGCGCCGGCATTCCGAGCTTCGCCACGAATGCCGGATCGTAATGATAGCGATGGAAATCCCAGGTCGCGCCGGCATACATCACCAGCGACGTCAGCGTGACGTCGAAATCCAGCGGCGGCAGCGCTTCGCCAACCGCCACATCCTCATAACGTCGTGAGCGGAACGCGGTCATGGCTTATGGATGTTGGTTTCGCGGTTCACGGCGAGCAACTCGCCGCGCTGGTTGGTGTACCGCGCCTCGGACACGACGAAGATCATCGTGCCGGCGCTGCTGGTCTGCCGTTCGTATATATCCGCGAGACGCCACGTCATCGTGATGCGATCGTCGGCGCGCACCGGCTGGTGAAATTCGTATTCGTTGCCGCCGCGAATGAACCGGCTGCTCGGCAGCGGCAGCGGCCAGTGATGGCCGATGTAGCCGTTTTCATCGGGCGGATTGCGGAAAAACTGGTTGGTTTCGCACACCAAGGTCGGCGGCGCGATGGTCGCGCCGTGGCTGGTGGTTCGCGCATAGGCTCCGTCATGGAACAGCGGATTTTCGTCGCCAATCGCGAGGGCAAAGTAACGGATCGAGGCGGCGCCCAGCTCTTCGGGCGCGGTGTAGGACACCTCCCGTCCGATCCAGCTCTTGAGTTCGTCGGTCATGTACGAGCTCATGGCGACCTGACCGCGACAGCTTCAACGGCGATCAGAGCCCCGGCCGCCGGCAGCGCCTCGCAGACGACACCGGTCGCAGCCGGATACGGTGCCGCGAACACGTCGCGCCGGACGGCGGCTGTCTCGCGGTAGGCGCCGAGACCCTCGGGCGTGACAAATTCGGTCGTCTTGACGACCGCGTCGAGATCGGCGCCCTTTGCGCTCAATTGGTCGCCGAGCCTGCCATAGATGTCGCGGCACTGAGCCGCGATGTCGCCCGCACGCGGGTCGCCCACGGCGCTCACGAACAGAACATCGGCGTGTTGATCGGACGCGGCACTCAGCTCGATCTGGACACCGCAACCGTCGTCGACGACGCGCGGCATCGTGACCTGAATGATGGTGCCTCTCGCGTCATTGCCATCGGCCGCCACCGTGGGCGCCATCAACTCGATCGCTCGCAACACGTCCTGTCGCCGCAGACCGCGACGGATCAAAACATGGTCAGCACGCGACCACGCGCGCGGCGCATCGGACGCACTCACGGTCGGGAGATACTCGACCTTCGAACGACCATCGCGGCTCGCGACCGCTTCGATCTCGATCAGCGCCTCGGGCCGCAGCAGGCTCTTGACGACAATGACACTGATGGCCGGCGCAACGCCCTTCACCAGATCGGCGACAAGAGCCTTGAGTCGCGGCAGGTCCGGAATGGCGCGCGGCGTGACGTACTGAACGATGCGAACGATGTCGCGCAGGCCAAGTCCGCCGGCTTCCAGCGTCAGTCGCATCTTCTCGAAGATGACGCGTGCCTGGTCGACAAGATCGCCCTCGACGACCATGGCCTTACGGGCCGCATCGAAGCGTACCGCCGTGCTTCCCGACAGCCACACGCCATTGGCCGCGGCAATGCCCAGCGAGAACGTGAATCGCCGGTAATCGAAAAACGGATAATGTTCGGGCTCAAGCGCCACGCGCGACATCGGCTAGCGGCCCTCCCACTTCGGCGGTCGCTTCTCGGCGTAGGCCTTGAGGGCCTCGCCGTGGTCCTTGGTCGAACGCACCACCCGCTGCGCCCGCTCGGTGAAGCGGAGCGCCGTGTCGAGCTCCTGATAGAGCGACTCGGCCAGCGCCAGTTTGAACGCCTGCACGGTGATGGGCGGGCAATTGTCGATGATCTCCCGCGCCAGTTCGCGACAGCGCGGCATGAGCTGGTCCGGCTCGACCACTTCACTGACGAAACCGATCTTTAGCGCGCCCTCGGCGTCGATGGTGCGTCCGGTCACGCCCCACTCGAAAGCCCGCGCGTAACCGATGATCTGCGGCATCAGCGCGAGGCTCGCGTCGTCCGGCACGATGCCGCGGCGGACGAACACCCAGCCAAACCGCGAGGCCTTCGATGCAATCCGCATGTCGCAGCCGGCCGCGATGCCGAGACCCGAGCCGACCGCTGGACCGTTGATGGCCGCGATCGCGGGCTTCGACATGCGGCGAAGCCCTGTCACCACGCGGCGGATGTCCGCCTCTTGCGGGTAAAGCTCCTCGCGCAACGTCGGATCGGGCGGTTCGAGCGAGCGGCCTTGCGCCGTCATTCGTTTGATGTTGCCGCCCGAGCAGAATATCCGGCCCGAGCCGGTCAGGATCAGAACGCGCGCCTTCATGTCGACGTCGATCCGATCGAACTCGGCGATGAGTTCCTGATTCATGACCCAATTGACCGCGTTCTTCGCGTCCGGGTCATTGATGGTAACGACGACGATGCCGTCGTCGCCTTGTTCAGACGTAATGAACTGGTAGCTCATGGGAGCTTTCCCCTCGGAAACGGCCAAGATTTTCGCGAAGCATCCGCGCCAGCGCGCGCCGGTGATGACCGGCATCGCCATAGGCCGCCGCGGCCGCGATCGCACGGTGGTAGTAGAGTTCGAGCGGATAATCGCGATAGAAGCCGATGGCACCGTGGATCTGGTGCGCGGTGCGCGTCACGGCCTGTATCGCCTCGCTGGTTTTGGCTTTGGCGATGAAGGTTTCGCGGTCGCCCGCCATCCCGTCACCGAGCGCTGCCGCGGCCTGCCAGGCCAGCAGGCGGCTGACCTCAAGGTCGCGATACATCTCGGCACAATGATGGTGCACGCCCTGGAAGCTGCCGATCGGCCGATCGAACTGCACGCGGGTCTTGGCATAGTTCAATGTGAGATCGAGCGAGGCCTGACCGATCCCGACAAGCTCGGCCGACTTCATCGCCGCGCCGCGCAGCAACAGCCGCGCGACGTGCGACCACGCGCCACCCACCTCGCCGACGACAGCGTCGGCATCGACATTGACGTCGTCAAAAACGACCTCCCACAGCGCCTCGCCGCCCGCCGCCTGCAGGCGACGGATTTTCAAGCCCGGGGTGTCGCGCGGCACCACCAGCAAGGTGAGGTCAGTTTCGTTGTCGCCGGTCCGGCCCAGGCAGATGATGGCTTCGGCCGCGCCGGCGTCGCGGACGAACAGTTTGGTGCCATTGATCGTGAAACCATTTCCGGCCGGCGTGATGCGGGTGCGGATGCCGGCGGGCGAAAGACCGCCGCTCGGCTCGGCGATCGCCGTTGTGAGAATGGCTTCGCCCGACGCGATGCGGGGAAGATAGCTGTCGCGTTGCGCCGGCGATCCGGCGTCGAGTAGCAGTAAGCCCGCCTCGACCACCGTGGAATAGATCGGACTCGGCACTGCGCCTTGACCCAGCGCCTCGACGATCAGCGCAAGCTCCAGCAATCCGGTTCCGGCACCGCCGTATTCCTCCGGAAAGACGGCGCCGGCCCAGCCCATCTCCGCCATCTTCCGCCACACCTTGGCATCAAAGCCGTGCTCGCTGCCTTCGAGCGCACGGATGGCATCCGCCGTCATGGCCTCTTGCGCGAAAGCCATCGCGGTCTCGCGCAGCATCTTCTGATCGTCGTCGATCGTGATGTCCATGCCGATCCCCGCCCTAGCGTGGCAAACCGAGGCCGCGCGTGGCGACGACGTTGCGGGTGATGTCGAAGCCACCGGCCGCGAACTGGAAATAGAGATGGTCCCGGTATTCGACCTCCACCTCGCCTTCGAGCGGCGCCCATGGCGATCCGTGGCGAAGCGGCGCAAACGGCCCGAGCAGTTCCAGCCCGGACACGTCGAGCCGCCGCGCCGTCTCGCGCTTCACCAGCAGGGCGAGCGACGTCTCGTGCTGCGGCCGCAGGCCCTTGGCATGGAGGCAGGCCAGCCAATAGCTCATGACCTTGGCGCCTTCGGCCTCGATCGCAAGCCGCACCAGCTCGTCCTGCACCAGCGGATCGTCGATCAGCCGCCCGCCCTCGCGCTCCTTCGTGCACCAGGCCAGCAGACGGTCGAACTGATAGCTGACCAGTCCCGGGCTTGAGAGCGCAGCGCGCTCGAAGTCGATCGCCCCCATCACGGTCTTCCAGCCTTGATGGACCTCGCCGACCAGCATCGAACGCGGCACCCGCACCTGATCGAAATGCACCGCATGGTGAGTCCACCCGGCGAGCGTCGGATATTTGGTGATGGTGATGCCCGGGCTCTTCATGTCGATGATGAACATGGAAAGCCCGCGATGCTTCGACGAGGCCGAGTCGCTACGCGTCAGCACCCAGCCGTAGTCGGCCATGTGCGCGTCGCTGGAAAACGCTTTCTGCCCCGTGACGACGAAATGGTCGCCGTCTTCGACCGCACGCACCTTGACGTTGGCGAGATCGGACCCTGCCTCGGGCTCGCTGTAACCGACGAACCAGGACAGCTCGCCGCGGATGATCCGCGGCAGGAACTCGGCCTTCTGCGCCTCGGAGCCAAGCGCCATAAGCGCGTTCGGAATGTAGGTGATCGCGCGGTCGAGACCCGGCGCGCGGTGATACTCCATCTCGTCCCAGAAGATCGCCTGATAGACACGGCTG
The Rhodoplanes sp. Z2-YC6860 genome window above contains:
- a CDS encoding ABC transporter substrate-binding protein, with protein sequence MTSHLNRRAVLKAGGALTATMMAPGVGQAQTPKRGGTLRVSNGGDPPDLDVHQTVTYLTQFVGAPCYSTLLRIDSQDYNRLQPDLAETWDVSADGKIVTFRLRRGVVFHNGMPMTADDVVYSLNRIRKPPSGIISPRKGQLGNIADIETPDAHTVVIRLTEPQADFPFLVSNPFNVIYCRKVAEPLDVQGTGMKRQIVGTGPFRLTQAIDGQIYELSRFDQYFGAKAYLDKIQFFPIKGEIERGVALQGKRIDACYFLPSESVSATLRRVPGMAELRRPTPTSINLIPNIQVKPFDDVRVREALSLAIDRQAFIKTVGPLAGASFHSLGLMPPDSVYSLSPEDMKTFGGYDTLPGLGGDIAANRRKAMALLEQAGVPKGFKIVMPARSDVPAFRDASINVAAQLKTIGLDVNVDIRDAGAFFAQESKGDFQLLIHSLGLSGTLPDQILGEGYTSFGGRNYGHWKDDAIDGLYRQQSRESDPKKRAATIREFQMTFLRTYYHVNLAWVGYGAAFWSAVKGWVAQPDIYVNMQMDKVWLDT
- a CDS encoding enoyl-CoA hydratase/isomerase family protein, which codes for MAMANEVLYEIEGEIVVITLNRPDKRNALNAAMREGLWEAWRNFESDPRLRVAILTGAGDKAFCAGIDLIEFTETKLGVPPPNFLPVIGQNIKVSKPVIAAVNGGAYAGGWRLVQMCDLCVASETARFAITEARVGRGVPWAAPLIHMIPQRVMVELLMTANPISAQRGYELGFVNHVVAPGDVMAKARALANDILAGSPLFMRAVKEMVAMSTEVGNSEAIRNADRISSLCIRAKTRSRGRWRFARSASRSGVGGKKGDLQCRTSTSSPHVAACRAARCCNPALAPCCSTGSARRGRRTARWSRSRPAWRCRTRPRHCLSAKQGSESNRSPTCRRPTRSPSCSRRAERPGSIS
- a CDS encoding RidA family protein — its product is MSRVALEPEHYPFFDYRRFTFSLGIAAANGVWLSGSTAVRFDAARKAMVVEGDLVDQARVIFEKMRLTLEAGGLGLRDIVRIVQYVTPRAIPDLPRLKALVADLVKGVAPAISVIVVKSLLRPEALIEIEAVASRDGRSKVEYLPTVSASDAPRAWSRADHVLIRRGLRRQDVLRAIELMAPTVAADGNDARGTIIQVTMPRVVDDGCGVQIELSAASDQHADVLFVSAVGDPRAGDIAAQCRDIYGRLGDQLSAKGADLDAVVKTTEFVTPEGLGAYRETAAVRRDVFAAPYPAATGVVCEALPAAGALIAVEAVAVRSP
- a CDS encoding alcohol dehydrogenase catalytic domain-containing protein translates to MKAIVTEGHGAPDVLVYRDIDAPPAPKGHQVLVRVRACGVCRRDILVRQGPGHRGLASPLVLGHEIAGEVVALGPEARGLQVGQRVCSTQREFVCGCCSMCRTDRETLCPDLRFLGQEASGGYAEYVLINDDNLARLPDNVDFAHGAIVGCPVGTAFNAVCDTGKVQPGERVLITGAGGLGMHAVQIARAVGATVIASTRSQSKVRALEEAGAHTVVVAVDGNFAKGVRAATGGRGVDVTVDTVGGAVFHEVRRSVVPGGRIILVGEVTGTAVELDMAQIYRRGLEIRSAVSTSRRQLEMALRLVASGAVRPLVERTMPLAEAAAAHRLVEDNAVVGRVVLVP
- a CDS encoding enoyl-CoA hydratase/isomerase family protein, producing MSYQFITSEQGDDGIVVVTINDPDAKNAVNWVMNQELIAEFDRIDVDMKARVLILTGSGRIFCSGGNIKRMTAQGRSLEPPDPTLREELYPQEADIRRVVTGLRRMSKPAIAAINGPAVGSGLGIAAGCDMRIASKASRFGWVFVRRGIVPDDASLALMPQIIGYARAFEWGVTGRTIDAEGALKIGFVSEVVEPDQLMPRCRELAREIIDNCPPITVQAFKLALAESLYQELDTALRFTERAQRVVRSTKDHGEALKAYAEKRPPKWEGR
- a CDS encoding acyl-CoA dehydrogenase family protein, yielding MDLKFTAEEAAFRDEVRAFLRREITPAVWEAHRDLAEQGMWTAEFTKAFRRKLGAAGYIGMGWPKEYGGGGRSRVYQAIFWDEMEYHRAPGLDRAITYIPNALMALGSEAQKAEFLPRIIRGELSWFVGYSEPEAGSDLANVKVRAVEDGDHFVVTGQKAFSSDAHMADYGWVLTRSDSASSKHRGLSMFIIDMKSPGITITKYPTLAGWTHHAVHFDQVRVPRSMLVGEVHQGWKTVMGAIDFERAALSSPGLVSYQFDRLLAWCTKEREGGRLIDDPLVQDELVRLAIEAEGAKVMSYWLACLHAKGLRPQHETSLALLVKRETARRLDVSGLELLGPFAPLRHGSPWAPLEGEVEVEYRDHLYFQFAAGGFDITRNVVATRGLGLPR
- a CDS encoding MaoC family dehydratase, whose product is MTAFRSRRYEDVAVGEALPPLDFDVTLTSLVMYAGATWDFHRYHYDPAFVAKLGMPAPFMDGQMVGALMARQLMQWGGGDAFVRKLSYRQRGTVYAGDSIVFRGAVSGKTNENNRALVTCTLSVSKADGTEVVRGAAATIELGCRS
- a CDS encoding FAS1-like dehydratase domain-containing protein, coding for MTDELKSWIGREVSYTAPEELGAASIRYFALAIGDENPLFHDGAYARTTSHGATIAPPTLVCETNQFFRNPPDENGYIGHHWPLPLPSSRFIRGGNEYEFHQPVRADDRITMTWRLADIYERQTSSAGTMIFVVSEARYTNQRGELLAVNRETNIHKP
- a CDS encoding acyl-CoA dehydrogenase family protein; protein product: MDITIDDDQKMLRETAMAFAQEAMTADAIRALEGSEHGFDAKVWRKMAEMGWAGAVFPEEYGGAGTGLLELALIVEALGQGAVPSPIYSTVVEAGLLLLDAGSPAQRDSYLPRIASGEAILTTAIAEPSGGLSPAGIRTRITPAGNGFTINGTKLFVRDAGAAEAIICLGRTGDNETDLTLLVVPRDTPGLKIRRLQAAGGEALWEVVFDDVNVDADAVVGEVGGAWSHVARLLLRGAAMKSAELVGIGQASLDLTLNYAKTRVQFDRPIGSFQGVHHHCAEMYRDLEVSRLLAWQAAAALGDGMAGDRETFIAKAKTSEAIQAVTRTAHQIHGAIGFYRDYPLELYYHRAIAAAAAYGDAGHHRRALARMLRENLGRFRGESSHELPVHYV